The sequence CTACACATAGGGACAGCACTTTTCTCAGCGTGACCATATCTATAGAATTCATTCAATCATTGATTACTCATATTATTAGTATGGTGAAGCTCTATAAAGTATTTAGTATTTACTAAGAAATAATGTGAGGTATTTATACTGGTTATACTGTATCTGTAATAAAACAAAAGCAAAACGAGCTATCAAAAACAGCACTTTTTAAAACAAATGTTTATTAAATAATATGCAAAGCAAGAAAGTAGGTAGTATCACAGTGAGGAATACTGTCCACTGACATGTTTAAAAATATCAATAACATATATTGACGTATTGTCAATACATGCAGATTGGAATACACATAACAATCGTATATATAGATATTcatatatacatatttacaatCACAGAGACCAATAGTAACAGATACTGTAAGCACAATGCAAAGGCTTTGGCAAAAAGAGTGCATACATTTTGCTAAacattacatactgtatacatattACATGAGTAAACAATTACATATAGAGATCATGGAAGTACAAAACAAGCATAATTAAAAAATCCAGTGCAAGGTCAGATGGTTTCTGTCCATGAATGTGTAGCAGCCTATGGTTTTGTTTCATTTTCTCCTTGGTCTTGTGTGGTCGGTGGTGGGATATTGTCCTGAGATGACCGTATGGCCTGGGAGCCCCAGCTAATTGGGGGAAGGGACCAGCACACTGAGAGGAAGTTTGGAGCCACTCGACAGGCCCTTAGATACCGTCATCTTGTGGAGGTCGCGGACTTCAGCCGGCCAAGTGGAGGTCCTCTTGGAGGTCATGTGTCGGCGAGCATGCTTGGTCAAGTGGTCGCTGCGCATGAAGCGCCGATCGCACACGTTACACACAAACTTCTTCTCACCGGTGTGTGTTCGCCTGTGGCGGGAGAGCTCGTCGGAGCGGGCAAACTTCTTGTCGCAGCCCTCCCAGTGGCAGCTGAATGGTTTCTCACCTGGTCAGGAGGGTAGAAATGGAAAGCATAAGTACATCAGTGGAAGATAACACTACATATTCAACATGACCATTCATCTAATTGCCATTGGGTAGAATACCCATTAGTGTCGTATTGAGTGGGTATCTACCAGTGTGAGTTCTGAGATGAGCCTTGAGGTGGGAACTTTTGAAGTAGGTCTTCTTACAGCCGGGGAAGTTGCAGACGTAGTTCCGTCTGCGGGAGAAGTCTGCTTGTGTGGCATTGCTGCTCTGCCCTGAGGGCATGTAAACTGGAGCTGGGGCCAAGGGCAGAAGCTTAGTGTTACCCAGGGTCATTACAGTCTGTGCGCACGACGGAGCCTGGGACACGGGGGGCTGGGGAACCACAAACATCACCGTCCCCTGAGTCACAGAGGAGCCCACCAGCTGCAGCGACTGGGGGAAGGAGGGTGACTGGGGTAGTATGGGCTTGCCCCCCCCCTGGGTCATCTGGACTGGGCCTGCCTGGACGAATGCAGAGATCATCCCTGTCCGCCCATTGACTGGAAATACCTGGCAGAGGACCTGGGAGCTGGGAATGGGTGGTGAGGACTGGGAGGTGGCGGTGGCCTGGGATGGGGACCTTTGGGTAGGAGTAGTAGAGGGGCCTGTGCTGCTGTCAGGTAAGGATGGACTGCCTTGATCCTTCTCTACCTTAACACACAGACCAGTGCTGCAGCTCTGTGGTTCAGTCTGCATAGGAACGGCCTCAGCCAGAAGGGTTGCAGTAGGGTTTCTGTTGGTGTCTGTGTGCTGCCCTATGAGGGACTGAGGTGGAATGTTGTTGCTGTGCTGTGTGAGGGCCCTGTCAGCAGTGTGCCGGATGACGCTGGTCACCATGGCTCTGCTGGGCAGCTCTGGAGCTCCAGAGCTCTTTAAGATGGGGACTGTACCAGGTCGTTGGTCCAGGAGAAGGGCATTTTCGCAGGGAAGACCTGCACAGAGTCTAGGCCGGGTTAAGACTGGTCTGGGGCCTGAGCTGGCCAATGAGGTGGTGAGGACAGCTGTTGTGGTAGCGGTCTCTGTAAAGCTGGGGCTGTGAGGGGGGGTCATGCACTGGGAAAAATAAAGAGAAACAGGAATTAAACATTTGAACTCTCAAATGTGAAACAAACCAATATAATTCTCAATAAAAAAAATCTTATTGTTGTTCTGATTGATTAAAATCAGTTTTgggggcctcccaagtggcgcagtggtctatggCTGCgttactacagatcctggttcgataccgggctgtgtcgcagccggccgcgacctggagacccatgaggcgatgaacaattggcccagcgttgtccgggttaggggagggtttgaccagTCGGGATgaccttgtcccatcgcgctctagcgactcctgtggtgggtcaggcgcatgcatgctgacacggtcgccaggtgtacagtgttttctCCGACACAATGGTGCGGCTGGCTTTAAGGTTAagcgtgcattgtgtcaagaagcactGCGGCTTGgtggggttgtgttttggaggacgaccttcgcctctcccgagtccatatgggagttgcagcaatgggacaagactgtaactaccaattggatatgacAAAAAAAAGGGGGTAAGCATTTTTTTCCTGAATTCAGGCTACTAGGCTACGTTAGCATAAAACGTGAACTTCCAGTATACATTTTAACCACAGCCCCTACATAATGAGATTCCACATACCAGCGATGAGAGTGCGACCGGGTCCTTGGGGGACTCGATGAtctcagggtggaggaggagagagtcgcAGGAGTCCGAGGTAGGGGTCAGGGGGCGTGGCTTGTCGTTTGCTGACCTTTGTCCCCAGGAACTCATGCTGACAAGTGCCTCAGCGGCCTCCAGGTCATGGTACTGGAAGGTGCTGCAGCAGGACTGCTCACTGTCGTGCCTGttcctctccatcatcatcaccctgaTGTCCATTACATcagcctgagggagggagggaggccacTGGGAAGATGCAAAGTTGATCACCATTACATCACATgatatgtcccaaatggaaccctattccctatatagtgcactacttttgaccaaagccctatgggccAGTAGATCGGACGGAGGGAGGCCACACCGTTAACCTCCACCAGGGACAGATTGGGACCAGAAATCGGCCTGGGCATTTTTGACATGAACCATCCCTTTTTTTCTTCTAGGGGCCTCCTTTATTAGCCAAATAAATCATTTTTATTTAGACTGTCCCAATAGGCTAAagatggaccagcccatctggcatttttCCGAACTGCCCAATGGCCAGTCCGTTTCTTATCACCATGACAGCTCAATAACTTCTGATGGTTGCAGACTCTTCCAACACTGACATCTACAGTTTCTCACTAAATATCTCTAGTCCTACTACTGCAATGGTTCCCTCAAAGATCATATAAGCATCTCATTACCAAGGTCCATTGAACAATAATGGATCAAGGGAGAAACATCAGAAACATCAGACTTTGTTTTGAGTCCCAAGTCATGAACCATAGAAGCCTCAAAATGGTGGAAACGCCACATAGACAGTAGTCAATGAACTGGGGTTGACTATTCTCCTAGATATGCATGTAGCTATGTAGTGCAGTGGGCTGGCATCTGCTGAACGCTAAGTTGCACATCTAGAATAATACTCAGTTGCTGAATGCACAGTGCGGCTGCTAGCTGCCTCAGAGGCTTGGAGagacagaaaaggagagaggggccCCACTGCAGCGCGGGCAGCCATTTGAGCAGGTGGGTGCACCCAACCCTACCAGCTCCCAGTAGCTCACATA is a genomic window of Oncorhynchus keta strain PuntledgeMale-10-30-2019 chromosome 19, Oket_V2, whole genome shotgun sequence containing:
- the LOC118398809 gene encoding Krueppel-like factor 11; this encodes MLTFTPPLISEQPCRWPPSLPQADVMDIRVMMMERNRHDSEQSCCSTFQYHDLEAAEALVSMSSWGQRSANDKPRPLTPTSDSCDSLLLHPEIIESPKDPVALSSLCMTPPHSPSFTETATTTAVLTTSLASSGPRPVLTRPRLCAGLPCENALLLDQRPGTVPILKSSGAPELPSRAMVTSVIRHTADRALTQHSNNIPPQSLIGQHTDTNRNPTATLLAEAVPMQTEPQSCSTGLCVKVEKDQGSPSLPDSSTGPSTTPTQRSPSQATATSQSSPPIPSSQVLCQVFPVNGRTGMISAFVQAGPVQMTQGGGKPILPQSPSFPQSLQLVGSSVTQGTVMFVVPQPPVSQAPSCAQTVMTLGNTKLLPLAPAPVYMPSGQSSNATQADFSRRRNYVCNFPGCKKTYFKSSHLKAHLRTHTGEKPFSCHWEGCDKKFARSDELSRHRRTHTGEKKFVCNVCDRRFMRSDHLTKHARRHMTSKRTSTWPAEVRDLHKMTVSKGLSSGSKLPLSVLVPSPN